The Polypterus senegalus isolate Bchr_013 chromosome 10, ASM1683550v1, whole genome shotgun sequence genomic interval aattttaagtaaaataactGTGTAATGATGGCAGCCAAACTCTTCTTCCTTTCCCTAGATGGCCAATGTGCTTCAAAACAGCAATTTGACTTCAGAGCTTTCTTCCTGTCAGCCTGCTTCCTTCAGGTAACAACCTGCAACATATTTTCTTTCAAAGGATATTATTTGATGCTGGCTACTTGTATTAATTTCATGGTTTGCTATTGATAAAAACATATTTGCATAACTTGTTGACAATGTACAAAATTCTCATCATCACCTTATTTCATCATTTAGTGGTGtccaaactaaaaaaataaaaccttaccATTTAGAGGACAGAAATGTAACAATGTGATTTCAAAGTAGGAGGAATTACACAATTATAATCAGGTCCTAATGAGAAAATTTCTTTTACAGTAATTAATAACCACTTCATTGTCAGCCACCCTACATGTTACCTATTTTTCAAGCACTTGACTTTTCAGTTGTAGCTGAGTATTGTAAAGCTAAGTAAAAGCTACCTCTCTTGCGTGGGCAGCTTAGACTAATCATAATGTATACGGGTGCCTGTCACTTGTTCAAAGGAGCAATACTGTAAGCCATTGAAAGAAAAGCCTTACCAATTAGAGTCACTTGGAGATTACACTGGATTTACCCAAAATTCAACACATCAAAGCATGActtcaattaaaaaacatttcttcctttcaatatttattctttttcagtcATGGACCCAGTAACAGTACAAAAGTGCTGCTCAGTTGCACATTTAAGAACAACACTTTACAGATGAACCCCGACAGGGTGGCCGTCTATGAAGCGATCAACAATGGAACCAACGGCAGCACAGCACTGGGGCCGTACAGTATGGACCCCAACAGCCTCTATGTCAATGGTGCGCAGTTTTGATATATGTTTTTAATGAGTTTCTCACAAGTTCAAAATGGTTAAGTTCAAATAGCAGTGTAGTCATTTATACCTGGGCAGACAAACAAAGAATTAAAACACTTGTCAGAGAAtggagattttttatttttctttcattattatatataataccaattttttttaatatgaccaGAGGCTCCTCCTTTcctattcattttttcatttctctttcagGATACCATCCCGTGGTACCAACACCTACTCCATGTAAGTATTCAGCATTTAATTTTGAGTACATAGTGTCAATGAGATAAATAGAAATGCCTAATCCAACAAAGGAATGAAAATAAGTGACTTATAATTAAGCAGATTCATAGTTATACAACATTCAAACTAACAGATAATAGATttgtgaaagtaaattattattcttGCTCTTTTAAAAGACACTAACCAATACACAACATTTGCACAGTATAGCACCTGCCTGtcccaaagtgttttacaaaccCAGAGTTTTCATGAAGTCACTTACATGTACTATTAAGTCCTGAAGAACAGAAAGCTTTTACTGAATATGTCATAGTGCCTTATTGGTGGGGATTCAACTAGCAACCTGCTCAGCACTGCAAACTTAACAGTAAAAGCTCACAGTGTCCTCTGTTTCCAGCTTTGGTTTATTTTACTGTTAAGCTGAAGCTTTACAACCATTGCCATCCTTTTAGAGCACTAAACAGGGGAGAAAATAAACAGCCTTGAGGCAAAAATGTTAGTAATATTGTGTACAGTAACAAGTTGTCCTTCTTCCCTTTGCAGCTCCAGTTTATTTCACGATTAACTTCACACTCACCAACCTGAACTTCACAGATAACCTCAACAACAAAAGTAGTTTGGTGTCAAACAACATCAAATCCCTGGTAAGTCTTCAGAAACAGTTGGTATTGTGATATTATCTCTTGCATTCAAGATATAAAAATGGCAGACCAGAATGTAGAAAAATAAGTTCAGTATCAAACTCAAAAGCAAGTCAACTGCTGCACAGAACACTCAGAATATCACTGTAAAGACTGTGATGAGGAATTTCTATTAGCATCTGTTATAGAATCACCTCACTTCTAATCTGACTCAATTTTACATTCTCTGCTTTCCTTTTCACTTAGAagtaattttaagtaaaataactGTGTAATGATGGCAGCCAAACTCTTCTTCCTTTCCCTAGATGGCCAATGTGCTTCAAAACAGCAATTTGACTTCAGAGCTTTCTTCCTGTCAGCCTGCTTCCTTCAGGTAACAACCTGCAACATATTTTCTTTCAAAGGATATTATTTGATGCTGGCTACTTGTATTAATTTCATAGTTTGCTATTGATAAAACATATTTGCATAACTTGTTGACAATGTACAAAATTCTCATCATCACCTTATTTCATCATTTAGTGGTgtccaaactaaaaaaaaataaaaccttaccATTTAGAGGACAGAAATGTAACAATGTGATTTCAAAGTAGGAGGAATTACACAATTATAATCAGGTCCTAATGAGAAAATTTCTTTTACAGAAATTAATAACCACTTCATTGTCAGCCACCCTACATGTTACCTATTTTTCAAGCACTTGACTTTTCAGTTGTAGCTGAGTATTGTAAAGCTAAGTAAAAGCTACCTCTCTTGGGTGGGCAGCTTAGACTAATCATAATGTATACGGGTGCCTGTCACTTGTTCAAAGGAGCAATACTGTAAGCCATTGAAAGAAAAGCCTTACCAATTAGAGTCACTTGGAGACTACACTGGATTTACCCAAAATTCAACACATCAAAGCATGActtcaattaaaaaacatttcttcctttcaatatttattctttttcagtcATGGACCCAGTAACAGTACAAAAGTGCTGCTCAGTTGCACATTTAAGAACAACACTTTACAGATGAACCCCGACAGGGTGGCCGTCTATGAAGCGATCAACAATGGAACTAACGGCAGCACAGCACTGGGGCCGTACAGTATTGACCCCAACAGCCTCTATGTCAATGGTAGGTGTATTTAGGTGCCCTTCTGTTTTCTTAGTTTGAAGTATTTCATTTAATGTGcaagttttccttttcttttttagaagaAAAGGATGGATAGAGTGTTCAGTTGAACATAGAAATGTAGGAATCAGAACTCTCTTGTAAAAACTGATTATGATCAAATTAACTTTACGTTGATTATATACATTCAAAGcagtaaaatatttcaaatgcaaataaaaatgtaaccctttacattttaattttctttctccttcctctAGGTTACCATGAAGTGCTTCCTGCTCCAACACTATGTAAGCAgtgacattatttatttaactttaaagtttatataacaagtatgaatatttattagaccCATCAGCATTTTAGCACTGTAAAATATCCATTAGTGTAGTATATGAcactgctttattattattatattaggcTGACATCTTTTATTTAAGGTGATGTAAACAAAACGCAAGGCACTTATTATTTAACCTATTACTATCAATTACTgttatgatattattattattattactattatcacaTCTTCATTACTTGCTTATTATCACTTGATTTAAGGTGACTTAAATTTAACATGGGGCTTTAACAGAGCTAACAATCAGTAATTTTCAGCGTGTAAAATTACATCTCATATGACCATTGGTTTAGTATATGGctctgctttattattattattacatctcaTCTGTCTGGCAACTTTATCAAAGATGACTTACAaacaataatatatactgtataagtattTTACTTATTATGTCCTTTACAGCTCCAGTCTACTTCACTATTAACTTCACATTAACCAATCTGAGTTTCAGTGGAGAGCTTTCAAACAAAAGCAACCCAGTGGTAAACACTATCACATCGCTGGTAAGTCTTTCCTCTTCAAAGATTATCTGACTATACTATACCATCTACCAATAGTAAATTGTATcatgttagcaaaattaaaaatgcaaaaaacatttttaaaaattcagaattATTGTCCGTAAGTCCTTTTGACACTATGATTCAATGCATATGCTGTTACTGCAATGTGATTTTTGATTACAATTAAGTTATTTCCATGCCTCTAGGTCAGTAATATGCTTCAAAACAGCAGTTTGTCTCCAGGAATTTAATTCCTGTCAGCCATTTTCCTTCAGGTAATCGCTTgtgtatttttaacttttaattttactaataacAAGCAGGTTTTGGTTTAATAAACTGACCCTGCAGTAGAGGTTTGCTTGTTTGAAATAACAACTCTTGTATTTGAAATATGAAACTGTAAAAATGGAAGCTTTAATAAAGTGCACCAATGCTTATATGCCATTGGTTTGTTCAAGACAACACTACAGCTATTACACTTAAAATTTGTTACAGCAAATATTACTTAAATAAGGTCTTACATTGTACAAAGGAATTTACAATGGTAAGCTTCAGAAtctcctgggtttaaatcctagCCCAAGGCCAGTTTGTGTGCAATGCATAAATTCTGCCCTATACTGGCATGGGTTTTGTATGAACTGGACAGGTGACACTGAATTGGCACTGTATTCATGTGTGCATGCCCAACTTAGGGTTTATTACTGCCTAGCCTCGGGTGTTAATGGGATATTGAATTTTGTAGGTCTTGAAAATTAAACAGTAACACTGGTCTACACAAAAAAAGCAATGTAGCTGTGCTGAATCTAGTTCTGACATTTCAATTCTCTCTACCACAAACCATTTCTACAAAATTTTAGATTTACTGAAAATGCCTGTTGAAAAAAGCTATTTATGGAAAGACATTGTAGTGAAAAGTGGAGTGAGTCTATGTTAGCAGCTGTCTTTTATTCATTCCACCATGAAACTTAGAgtattaaaagaggaaaaaaaactactttttctaagtaataattatatttgaaatgaTTGTAAGTGTAATCTtcatctctcaaaaactggatagGAGAAATTCTTTTGCCAGATTTGGATTCAGTAtcctcaaaaatataaaaaacgcctcaaacatttgaaaataaaagtccTCACCTACTGTATAATCTTATTCTGTTTCAGTCGTGGACTCAACAGTGGTACAACTGTAGTGCTGAGCTGCACATTCAAGAATGACACTTCAGTGACAAATTTGAACAGAGTGACTGTTTATACAGAGCTCAGCCAAAGAACCCAAAACAGCACTCTGTTGGGACCGTACGGGATGGACCCCAACAGCTTCTATGTCAATGGTGAGAACAAGCATTTATTTTCGGATtaagaaaagagaataaaaacatttacttaACTTAAGAGTCTGCAGTTAAACTATTATGGCAGTTGATGGTTTTTATAACTTTCAAGTACTTTCTTCTGATGTTTTGAAGATAATGTTTACAAGGGgtaacattatatatttatatttttttttctttttttgcaattttaggCTATCATGAAATCATACCATATTCTAACAATCCCATCCTGTCATCGTATTCTGTGAACTTCACAATCACTAATGTAAAGTTCCCTACAGATCTGGGTACAAGCAGAGCTGATGAATATCAATATCTGTCCCTTACTCTCACTAACTTGgtaattttttcaaattattgaCATTATTAATTGCAGCTGTATTGTAAAGAATAAGaattaaattaagtaaatgaacaattaaatatGGACATAGTTTTGCACTACCTGTGgtaaatgtttgaaaaaatagAGTCGAATcttacagaaaattctaaatatAGGCTAGgtacagaaaaataatgaaagaacacCCCCATAATTATTTTCATCAATAGTAGTCAATAAAACTTTAACAGGTATGGAAAAATGCAGGGAGCGGGTACAATAGGCATCATACAAGCCCAAAAGCAGgcttctttgttttaaaaaaattttttttttttgaaggctgGTAACAATTATATAtggtgagatttttttctttactacagATGGACAAGCTTTTCAGAAAGAGTAGTGTTCCCTACTTCTACAGTAGCTGCACATTACTTGATTTTAGGTAAGCAGACATTTGTATTTGTGCTTGAGACACACAATTCTCTTTTTTCTGCAACTCTCATTATCATTATATTATTGCAGTCCTGCAAATGGAGGTGACAACACGGCAGTGTACGCATTGTGCAATTCCACAAACAACAACCCTGTCGATGGATCTAACGTGGCACAAGTCTACCATGCAATAAGTAGTGGAACTGCCAACATCACAAATTTGGGACCCTATATATTGGACGAAAACAGTCTATATGTTAACAGTGAGTAACAACATCAAAtataaaactgttgttttttttcaagCAGTATAGAGTAGTATACAACTATCAGTGTACAATTATCTATTTCTGGTAGGGGTGAAAAAATACTGAAGTGAAAAGATGTGATACATGCCTGCTCCATTAAGAGATGTTACTTAAGAATATTATTAGATGTCTGACGAACAAGAGACCATTTAGGCTACAGCCACAATACTACTTAAAATAAAAGGACATTAGTcttcattttcaccttttgtcTACACTACCCCGGTGTTTTTAACCCcagaaaacaatttgaaaatattctCCAGAACCATATATTTCTTAAAACAGCATCATGGCCTTGCAATTTGGATGGGCGAAATACcgacttttgaaaatgcagactttaAATGTGCTCTGATTTGTTCGCGCTTATTACGGAGCCCTTCCCTGATTCGATCCTGACCACTACAATGTCTCATTCACCAATTTGTCatccttcacagaagaaaaacatatttcaacACAGTAGTCATAGGGGAGCTGCTTTCTATGGCAGTTTTGCATAGCTTGCTGCATACATATAAATTGTGCTTTGTACAGTTTGAGTGCTACAtacatgcacaaaaggcaaaGAATTCACAAGTtgctacagttttgcaataaatcccaCTGTCAGCTATATTACTATTCTTTCAAGTATTTTTCTACTGATGTGCTCATAACCAGTGTAGGTGAAAATCTATATCATATGCATTTAGGGTGTTTaatcatttttgtgtgtgtggatgGAGATATTTTTGTAAACAATGAAAAACGCTACTGTGGACACAGGTGGCTTTCATTTAAATATGCCAATTTTACATGAAAATGTAAGAAGTGTGGACCTGGCCTAGACTCAATATGGGTCGGTGGAGTTGCTTTCTTAGTCCATCAAGATCATTGATTGGCTAATAGCTACATTGTCCCAATACCTCATCTAGATTATTTTTAAGCATTGATATGGTTCCTACCTCAACGATTTCCACGATTATTTGTGTGAAGATGTCCTTCCTTGCTTCCCTTTTAAGTACACTTCCCCTTAGTTTCCACTGATGTACTTGAATACACAGTTGactgtttaattaaaagaaatttgaTGAGTTGTCTTTATCAAtacttttgagaatttaaaagaTCTGAATTAGGCCATAATGCATCCTTCTCTCCTGAAGGCTAAAGTTCAGCTCTTTAAGCCTATCAGAGTTGGACATGTCCATTTGTCCTGGGATGCATTGACTGCCCTTCTATAGCTTCGATGTATTTTTTGCAGTGAGGGGACTGGAACTGGAGACGGTACTCCAGAGAAGGTTTCAAGAGCATTTATAGTTTAAACCAGGGAATCTCAAACTTGGCCCTGGGgacctactgtggctgcaggtttttgttcaaattaattggactcctggcctAATGGCCTAATTAAGTgaaatggtttttttttcccccagattctgtgttttgggtataatatagaaattagatataaaaaattattaaaatgtactaagcagttaaaagggaacaaatatttttttctttttaagtatattttcattatgcttttccaggtgttctaactGTTTACTTTacccattattttctaattagtgtggctgacgctaaagtatttgcagcctttcacgattcagtgttatttgcctgagtgtctgctctgcttgtttttaattgtcattattaaagtacaatgaagggagcaaacagcacagagaaagggcgaaatataaagaaatcaacaaaagagagttaagcatttaaagcattttagcaaaaaactgaaatatttccaaatgtctcataaatgtaaaaatcataatgctgtgcttttgtggatgtagaataagagaagagaaaaaaataccagctaattaaataagaccagtattattagttgttgtcactgattatctAGCTGGTTAAAACAAAAACCGGAAGTGACAGTGGGCCCCCATAActaagtttgagaacccctggtctagactGTATAAATGCTCTTGAAACCTTATCTGGAGTAGTGTCTCTAGTTCTGGTCCCCACACcgcaaaaaatacatacatatttgatttatatttaagtttttacAACACAACCTCATTTTATTTGCTTCTGCACAATGCCTTTTTGAATGCATTATAACTGAAACATATATTTTTCTTGCATAGAAAAAAGTGGTGGTCTTCTATCTGAAGATTAATGTAATAGTTATttcaatacattatttaaaattttccatttgtattttattttaatgttccaTTTGTCTTTTAGACTATACTGAGGGACAGACGATTCCTTTCCCCACTCCCTCTGTTCTGAGTTCCACATCCATGATTCCAATGACAGAATCCACAAGCTCTGACAGTAGCAAATTTATTGTTAATTTCACCATCATTAACAGAAACTACAGCCAGGACTTGGACAGTCCCAACTCTCTATTGTATAAAGAAATTAAGTCAAATATAACTCAAATGGTAAGTGCTGTTCTTTAGATTAACTATAAGAGAAATGATTAACAAAGCAGCAGAGCTAATTAAAACCATTTAACTAAATTAAAAGAAGTTTAAAAAGCAGTAGACTATCTTTCCTGCCAGCTCTCTGTTGCACTGTTTGATAGATTTTGCATTTTAacatatttagaattttttttagttAGATAAGACTATAATGCTTGGTGCTACCTGGATGACTTCCAGATTCCCATTACCCTGTCATGGACAAATGAGTAATGAGAAAGTGGATGAATGGGTTGGATAAATTAATGGAGTATTTTTTTAGAATTATAgctgaagttttttttatccaaaaACATTTAAAGTCTTAATTTTACAATAGTGTATATATTACTACAAATGGCTGTACCCACTTAATTAGTTATTTAAATGTCACTCATTTGAATCAGTGGTGAGAACTAAAACAGAAAACTCGAGCAACAATTAAGCAATTACCTATAAAAGactgaaaaataatttcatattgCAGTAATTCACTAGATTGTGAGATTAAGATGGAAACAAAGCTACACAACACAATGGCTTTCACATTCTAAAACAAATACTTAATTCCTAGGGTAGCCTTGACTGTCTTGAATTGACTTTGCAATATTAAATGTACCTATCCTACACCTTAAACCTTACTGTGACTGGCTTAGTTTATTCTACTACACAAGAACCTTTAAGGCAAATAAGAAttcctatttatttaaaaaggccaTATTTTCTGTCAGAATAATTGAATTTACTGTGTatctgacaaaaaaaatgaaagtacctTAG includes:
- the LOC120537751 gene encoding mucin-16-like, with amino-acid sequence MDPNSFYVNGYHEIIPYSNNPILSSYSVNFTITNVKFPTDLGTSRADEYQYLSLTLTNLMDKLFRKSSVPYFYSSCTLLDFSPANGGDNTAVYALCNSTNNNPVDGSNVAQVYHAISSGTANITNLGPYILDENSLYVNNYTEGQTIPFPTPSVLSSTSMIPMTESTSSDSSKFIVNFTIINRNYSQDLDSPNSLLYKEIKSNITQMMTALYSKSSLNNSYQYCTLNGFSAGSVKVSCLCTFKKISNASAIVDNDVQNAFATGTNSTTLLGGVYKLRSDSLAVKDTIIIIPQRNELPFWTIILIVLAILLGLILLFLCCFLLALLAQRRMAGSYDVMKIPYGEYYTHLK